TGAAGAAACTGCAAATGTGGTTGAATGTTATAAAATCTGTCAGGATCTTTTACGAATTTTCCTTTTGTATTAGGTTTCTTTAATTCTCCAAGTTTTACAGTTCCAATAGAATGGCTAACTTTTGTAGTAGTTCTTAAGAAAATTGGAATTTGATATTTTTCAGATATTTCAAAAGCAATCTTTGTGTATTCTAAACATTCTTGTGGATTACTTGGTTCAACCATTGGCATTCTAAACATTTTAGCATAAAATCTTGTATCTTGTTCTGATTGCGCAGAACTCCAACCTTGTGGATCATCAGCTACCATTATAACTAATCCAGCTCTTACTCCTGCATAAGCTACAGGCATTATAGAATCAGCTGCAACATTAAGACCGAATTGTTTTTGACTAACAAGAGCTCTAACTCCAGACCATGCAGCTCCAACAGCAGCTTCAAAAGCAACTTTTTCATTAGAAGAATATTCAAAATATAAACCAACTTTTTTCGCTATTCTAGAAAAAGTTATTGGTATTTCAGAACTAGGGGTTCCAGGATAAGCAGCAACAAATCCAACGCCAGCTTCTAATGCTCCTCTTACAATTGCTTCATTTCCTAATAATACTACTTTTTTTCCAGATTCTTCAAGTATATCCATTTATATCTACCAAACATAATTAGATAATGTAGTTTATATCTTTTTCAATTATTGAAAAAATTATAAAAAATAAATTAATTTTGTTATAAATCCTCACATATTATAGGAATTTACTAATAAAAAATTCTACAAAATTTACTTATGATTAAAAATATTTTATTTTAATTAATATATTAACTATCTAAAGGTTTATAAATGAAGAACTATTTAAGAAAAAGTATGGATAAAAAAGTTATTCTAGGAGAAATGACTTGGATTGAAGCTAAGGAAATGTTTAAAAAAGCTAAAGTAGCCATTGTAGTTACAGGAAGTACTGAACAACATGGCCCACATTTACCATTACAACACGATTTGCTTTCAGCATTGTATGTAGCAAAAAAAGCTGCAGAAGAAATATATCCAAATGCTATAGTTTGTGTTCCAACAACAATAGGTGCATCTCCTTTCCATATGGATTTTCCTGGAACATTAAGTTTTAGATATGAAATTTTTATAGAAATTTTATTGGATGTTTGTAGAAGTATAAAGCATCATGGAATGAAAAATGTGATTTTCCTTAATGGTCATGGAGGAAATGGACCAGCATTACATATAGCTGCAAGAAGAGCTAAAGAAGAATTAGGAATGAAAGCAATATGGATGAATTATTGGGATTTAGTTCCAAGGGAACTTTGTATAAAAATTTTTGGTGATAAGATATCACTACCAGGACATGCAGGAGAATATGAAACATCTACAGCTTTATTTACTCATCCTGAACTTGTAAATCTAAAAGCATATGAAGAATTTAAAGATAAATCTTTTCCTGAACTGGAGAAAGCTAAAAAAATCGCATCATATAATAAATTTAGTAAAGTAGATCCAAGCGGATATGCAATGTATAATGCTACCATGGATGTTTCTGAAATTGCTACAAGTGGAGTTTTGTTTGAAGGAGGAAATCCTTTAAATGCAAAAGCTGAAAAAGGGAAAGAGATCATAGAAAAAGCTATTGAAAATTTAATAGAAATGATTAAAGATATTTTTTAAACTATTAGAATTTGCAATTTGAGAATTATGAGTAATTTTTAAATAAAATGAAAAATTTCTATAATAATATTACGGATGTACCTAATGCTTGCCCAGGTAAACCTTTTTTAAAACGTACTCTAACAACTCCTTTATTTCCATGAGGAGAAATTATTTTTCCAGTTATATTTTTGTTCCATACAACTTTCCTTCCAATTAAAGCAATTGCATCTTTTCTTGAATTGCATGAATCGAATTTTATTAAATATTCATAATTTTTTTGAAATTTTGAGCCTCTTCTATAATTTAAGATAACTCCTTTAGAAATTTGCTTCATTTTAAAGCACCTCTTTTTTAAAAAAAGGAATTTTGTAATTCTATTTTTTATTTAATTCATTGAATTAAATGTTTAATATAAATTTTTAATTTCTAATATATTGGAATTCCATTTTTAGGATCTTTTGTAGCTTTAAAGAATTCTTCCATTATTTTCTTAGTTATTGGACCAGGTTTTCCATTTCCAATAATTCTTCCATTAACTTCAGATATTGGAGTAACTTCAGCTGCTGTACCTGTAAAGAATACCTCATCAGCTGTAAATAATTCATATGGAGTTATATCTTTCTCGATTACTTGATATCCAAGTTTATTAAGAATTTCTATAACCACTCCTCTTGTTATTCCAGGAAGTATTCCGGCTTTATTCATTGTTGTAAAAACTTTTCCATTTTTTACGATAAATATATTTTCTCCAACACCTTCACTTATGCAACCATCTTCAGAAAGAAATACAGCTTCATCAACACCTGCATTATTAGCTTCGATTTTAGCTAATACACTATTTAGATAATTTAAAGATTTTATTTCATGAGATGTAGCATCAACCCTATCTCTTCTAACCCATTGAATAATAACTCTAATTCCTTTCTCTCTAGCTTCAACTCCATGCAGCGTTCCCCATGGTTGAGTGATAATCACAATAGTTGGTTTAGGGCATTTTCTAGGATCTAAACCTAAATCTCCTATGCCCCTAGTAACTATAAGTCTAATGTATGCTTCTTTTAAATTATTTTTTCTAAGAGTTTCTAAAACCATTTCAATTATTTCTTCTTTAGTATATGGAATGTTAATCATTAAAACTTTTGCTGAATTGAAAAGCCTATCTATATGCTCTTTAAGTTTGAAAACTATTCCATTATAAGCTCTTATTCCTTCGAATACTCCATCTCCATAAAGAAAACCATGGTCATAAACAGAAATTTTTGCTTCAGATTTTGGATAGAATTTTCCATCTATAAATACTAATAATTCCCTCTCTGAAGACATAATTTTATTTTAATTTGAAATAAAATAAAGTTTTCTATAGAATAATTTATTTTTTATGAGCTAAACCAATTATTTCATTAATATTACTAAAACCATTTTTTTTAAGATAGTTTCTTAATCCATTATTAATTTCTTTAAAGATTTCTATACCTTTAATAGCAATAGCAGAACCTATTTGAATTGCGCTTGCTCCAGCTAAAATAAATTCTATAGCATCATTCCAATCTTCAATTCCACCAACTCCAATAATTGGTATTTTAACAGTTTCATATAATTCATAAACGCATCTAATAGCTATTGGATGTATAGCAGGCCCAGATAAACCACCAAAAATATTAGAAAGGATTGGTTTAAAAGAATGAATATCTATAGCCATAGCTTTAATAGTATTTATTGCCACAATTGCATCTGCTCCAGCTTTTTCAATCATTATTGTAACATCTTTTAAATTATCCATTAAGCCAATTTTTACAAATACAGGTATTTTTATTTCCTTTTTTAATTCTTTAATGATATTGTATACAAGTTCTGGATCTTGCCCTATTTCAAAACCATGTTTTTCAACATGAGGACAAGAAAGATTTAATTCTATAGCATTTGCCCCAGCTTTTTCTACTTTTAAACCCATTTCTTTAAATTCATTTAAATTTTCACCGGCTAAACTAACTATAATTGGAACATTACTTTCTTTAGCAATTGGGAGCTCTTCTTTAAGAAATTCTTCATATCCTTGATTTGCAAGTCCAATAGCATTTATGAATCCACATTTTACACCAATTATAACAGGATTTTGATAACCATTCCTAGGTTTATATGTTAAACTTTTAGTCACAACTGCTCCTGCACCTCCTTCTAAAGCAACTTTTTTTAATAATGACCCGCTTACACCAAGTATTCCTGAAGCAAGCATCGTCGGATTCTTTAATTTAAGAGAGCTAATATTGGTCATAAGTTCTGACATTTTTACCCCACCCAATAAAATCAAATACTTCATTATTAAGCATTATTGTTTTCCCTCTCACAATAGTTGCAATAGGTTTACCTTTAATTTTCCAATTATTAAATGGACTATATTTAGCCCTACTTTCAAAATATTCTGCTTTTATTTCTTCTTCATGCTTCATATCTACTATAGTTATATTTCCATAATATCCTTCTTTAATTAATCCTACTTTTTTTATATTTAAAAGTTTAGCAGGATTTATTGAAAATAATTCAATAAATCTTTCAAGACTTACTTCATTCTTATTCACAAGTGTAAGTAATAAAGGAACAGTAGTTTCTAATCCTGGAAAACCAGCTGGGGCTTCTTCATAAGGTTTCATTTTCTCATTAAAAGAATGAGGAGCATGATCTGAAGAAACGATATCTATAACTCCATTTTTTAAGCTTTTTAATAAATATAAACAATCACTCATTTTTCTAAGGGGTGGATGAACTTTAGCAAAACTTCCTAAAAACCTAATACTAGTTTCATCTAGAAAAATATAATGTGGACAAGTATCTATTGTTACATTAGTATAACCATTAAATCTATGCTTTTCAATAATTTTTACACTAATAGCTGAAGATACGTGAGTTATATGAAGATGAAAACCATGCTTTTTAGAAATTTCTAAGAAATCTTTTACAGCTGAAATTTCTGCTTCGACAGGTCTATCGAAAAAACTGCTTCCCGAACCTTTAAAAAATATTGGATTTTCAGCATGAACAATTATAGGAATACTTTTTTCAAACGCAAAAGAAAAAACTTTTTCAATAATTTTATTATTTTTATTAAAATAATAGTCTTCATACGAATAAATTTTAATTCCAGAACATAGCTTAGTTACTTCATTTCCTAAATCATTTTCATTATTTGGAAAACCATAATAAAAAGCATAATCAATTAATGCCTTCGAATCTGCTAAATTGTTTTTATCTATAAGATTTTTAATATTATTTGTTTTAGGTTTTGTATTAGGCATATCTGCAACAATTGTATATCCACCTTTAGCAGCTGCTCTTGTTCCACTAATAAAATCTTCTTTATAGCTATAATCTAAATCTCTTAAATGTGCATGAATATCTATTAAACCTGGAAGTATAATAATATTTTCATGAGCACTAAAATCTACTTTTTCAGAAACAGTTTGATTAATTTCTCCAACAACTACTTTTGCTATTTTCTCATCCTCGATTAATATCGATCCCTTAATTATTTTCTCTCCTGTATGAATTTTACCTTTTATAATTAAACTCATTTATCAATTCTCACCTTTGAACCGGATTGGCTTCTAGTTTCTTTTCCAAAAAATGTTTTTTCTAATATTTTACCATTGAAAACTGGCCCATCTAAACATACTCTAAGCCCTAAAGGTTCTAAAACGCATGAGCCACATATGCCAAAACCACATTTCATATATCTTTCTAAGCATGCTTGAACATTAATTTTATTTTTCAAAGCAATTTCAACAATTTTTGCCATCATTTTTTCAGGGCCGCATGTTAAAATTTCATATTCTTCATCTTTCAAGAAATCGCTCATTAAATTTTTAAATAAATCTGTAACAACTCCTTTATAACCAATTGAACCATCTTCAGTTGCAATATAATAAGGAATTTCTAAATCTTCAATTTCTTTAATAAATAATAAATCTGATTTTGTTTCTGCTCCAATTATATAAATTGCTTTACTATTATATTCTAAAATTTTTTTAATAGCATAAACTAAAGGAGCAACTCCATATCCTCCACCAATTGTAACATAGAATGAATTAGATTTTAAATTAAATCCATTACCATATGGACCTCGATAAAAAATTTTCTCATCAATTTTAACTTCATTTAATAAAGAAGTTGTTAATCCAACATTTGCTATAGTTAATCTAACAATTCCATTTTTAAAATCTGAAATACTAATAGGAATTTCTTCAGCTCCTGGAAGCCAAACCATTAAAAATTGTCCTGGAATTGGAGGAGAAGTTATATTTGTTTCTATATATAAAGATTTTATTTTTCTTGCTTCATTTACTATTTTTTTAACTCTAGCTATTTTAAATGAGTACTTATAATATGGATCAAGATCATTATTAAAAAAATTTTCTATCATAATTCAACCTCTTTTTCCTGTAAATATTTTTGCAGCCAAGTTCGAATTATAATATAAATCATCTCCTTCATTTGAGAAAACAATCAGCAAGTAATGGTTTAAACCACTACTTAAGCCTTTTCTAAGCTTAAATTTATTATTTTTCCTTATTCCATTATAAAAATATTAGATTTTTACCTATAGAAAAGTTAAGTTTTTGATTATTCATTAACATTAGAAAGTATCTTAGAATTCAAAGACGCCTTTCTTTTTATAGATTTTAAAGAAAATTTCATATTATTATTTATTTTAAGATTAATTATTCGTCGAATATATAATGTGAAATTTATGATAAAGATCTTGATTAATTCTATCATCTATAGTTTTCTTTTATTTTTCAATATTTTTATAAAAGAATCTTAATCTATTCTTTTATTTTTCTTTATTTTTATAAATGATTTTTAAATTTTTACGAAAGATTTAAATATTACTCTTAAAGCATTTAAATGCATGAAAACGGGTAAAAGTGTAAAAATTGTATGGCTTGCAGTAGCACTAATTGTAGGCATTATCATAGGTGCTGTTGGATACTATGTTGCATCACTCTTTATAGCTCCACAAAAAACACCATCTCTTGTAGATACAATTAAAAGTAGAGGAAAGCTAATAGTAGGAACCAGCGCTGATTGGCCACCATTTGAATATATTGATGCGCAAGGTAATGTTGCTGGAATAGACATTGCTTTAGCTAAAAAAATAGCTGAAGCACTTAATGTTAAATTAGAAATTAAGGATATGAAGTTCGCAGCTCTTATAGAAGCTTTAAAAGGTGGACAAATAGATCTTATATTAGCTGATATGCATCATACAGCAGAAAGAGAAAAAGAAGTTGATTTTTCAAAAGGATATTATGTTGCTTATGATGCTGCTATTGTTATGTTAAAGGACAAAACAAGTCAATTTGTAGATGTCCCATCGCTTTATGGTAAAAACATTGGTGTTCAACTTGGAACTATTCAAGAAGAGTGGGCTAATACCAACTTAAAAGACAAAGCTAATATAATATCTTACGATAGAGTATATCCTGAAATGGTTATGACTCTTAAGAGAGGCGACCTTGATGCAATAGTTGTTGGCGACATAATAGCATCAGTCTTAGTAAGAAGAGACCCAAATTTGGTAGTAGTAAAGCGTATTGGTAGCCTTAGTGGAGCAGTTGTAGCTGTGCCTCAAGGTGCGGAAGATCTTAAATACATAGTTAATAAAGTTATTGAGGACCTCATTAAGTCAGGAGAAATGGAACAAATATTCCAAGAAGAAATTAGTAAATGGCTTGGAGAGTAAATAAGCATAGGTGCAAGCATTGGACCTAAATCAACTTTTTTTTAATATTATTCCTTATATAGCTGAAGGCATACCTGTCACACTTCAACTAACAATATTTTCATTTACTTTAGGTCTAGCTTTAGGTATTATTCTGGCTGCAGCCAGGATTTTTGCAGTAAGTCTAATATCAGGAATAGCACGTATATACATAGAGTTTTTCAGAGGTACGCCACTGCTTGTTCAATTGTTTTTTATTTATTTTGGTTTACCAGCAGCTGGTATTAAATTAGATGCATTTACAGCTTCAGTTCTTGCAATAGGTTTAAATAGTGCTGCATATCAAGCTGAGATTCTTAGATCAGCAATTAAGGGAATACCTGAAGAACAATTTTTATCAGCCGAATCTCTTGGAATGAGTACTGGGGAAATGTATAGATTCATCATTTTACCTCAAGCTATAAGAGTAGCTACTCCTGCTTTAGTTAATGAGTTTGTAGCTCTTGTTAAATATACTTCTTTAGCTTCGATAATAGGTGTTGCAGAACTGCTTAGAAAAACTGAATATATGGTAGCATTTACATTCAGTCCTGAGATATATCTCGTAGCGGCTATGTTTTATCTTGCTATATGTTTACCATCATCTCAAATCTCAAAAATTCTAGAACATAAATATGCTATTCCAGGATACAAAAGGACCCTAGTATGAGTGAAAAAATTCTTACTATTAAAGAACTTAGAGCAGGATATGGTAAAGTAGAAGTATTAAGAGGGGTTAATTTAGAAGTTAATAAAGGAGAGAAAATAGTAATAATTGGACCTAGTGGATCAGGTAAAAGTACATTACTTAAATGTATACCTATGCTTGTAAAACCATGGTCTGGTGAAATTATTTTTAATGATAAAGTTGTAACAAACGATCCCAGCTCTCTTAAAGAAATTAGAACAAAAATTGGATTTGTTTTTCAGCAATATAGTCTCTTTCCACATATGAATTTATTAAGAAATGTTGCATTACCATTAGAGTTAGGTAAAGACTTAAAGAAGAAAGATGCTGAGAATATAGCTCTATCTATCTTGAGTCGTTTAGGATTAAGTGATTTAGCGTTTAAATATCCACTTGAGCTTTCAGGTGGACAACAACAGCGAGCAGCAATAGCAAGAGCTTTAGCAATAGATCCGATATTGCTTCTATTAGATGAACCAACTTCTGCTCTTGATCCAGAACTTAGGTATGAAGTAGTTGAAACACTATATGATGTTGCAAAGCAAGGTAGATCAATGATTATAGTTACTCATGAAATAGATTTTGCTGAAGCTGCTGCTGATAGAGTTATATTCATTGAAGGGGGAGTAATAGTTGAAGAAGGAGATGCTAGAGAAATACTTAAGAAGCCAAAGATAACAAGAACAGAAAAATTCCTCAGGAAACTTAAGAGCCCTATCAAATGAAATTGTAAATTCAAATTTTATCATGTCTATTTTTCCTAATACTATAATGATTAATCTTACTTCTCAATAATTCTTTTATTATTTCTTAAACCTTTTTTTATTATACTATTTATCAAAAAATGTAAGTTAACTTCATTGAGAGCTAAAGAGTTACTCAAATTGTTTTATTATATCTTCTTGTAAAAGATATCTTTCACAATATTCACATAAAAGTATTATAGGATTTTTAGAAATTAATTTAAATGATGAAATAATAGATTCTCTTTCTTGATTTGTTATACATGTAGGATTAATACATTTTACAATATTTTTAATTTTATCAGGAAGTGTTACTTTCTCCTTTTTTATTACTTTATAATCTCTAATAATATTTATTGTTGCATTTGGAGCTATTAAAGCAATTTTATTAATTTCTTCCGGAGCTATTTCACGATTTTCAATTTTAACAATATCCTTTTTTCCAAGTTTTTTACTTTCAACATTCATTACTATTGCAATCCTATTTCCTTCGAGACCTTTTATACCCATAATACGTAAAACATTTAATGCTTGACCAGCTGGAATATGGTCAATTACTGTCCCGTCTCTTATTTTTCTAACAACAAGTTCTTCTGACAATCCCATATTTATCCATTAATAATAAAATATTAAAACTCTTAAATTTTTATAAAATTGAATAGTAACTGAAGATTACCGAATTATTGATTATTTATAAATTAAAATTTCTATAAAATAAAATCAAGAAGGAATTTAATAAAATCCATTTTTAGAAAAAAGGTTCTCCATAAATTAAGAATAGAATTTAAAATCAGATTTAATAAAAAATGGAAATATTAGACTTAATTAAGTATTTATTCAATAGCTCCTAATAGTAATGCAAGTAAACTCATTCTAACAGGAATTCCATTAGCTGCTTGTTTAAAGTAGTATGCATATTTAGTATAATCTACATTAATATCTATTTCATCTATTCTTGGAAGCGGATGAAGAATTATTAAATCATCTTTTGCGTTTTTAAGCATTTCAATACTAATTCTGTAACTTCCTTTAACTTTTTCATATTCTGCTGGATCTGGAAAGCGTTCTTTTTGTATTCTTGTAACATATAGTACATCAATATCATTTAAAACTTCTTCCAAAGATTCTGTTTCATAAATATTTAACCCTATAGATTTAAGAAAATCTCTCACTTCTTGTCTAATTTTTAATAATTGAGGAGAAACTAAGAAAATTTTTTTAGGATTAAATAATGATAATCCATGCATAAAAGAAATTGCAGCTCTACCATATTTTAAATCTCCAAGAATACAAATATTTAATCCATCAATTTTTCCAAATTTATTCCAAATGGTATATAAATCTATTATTGATTGAGTTGGATGATTATGTGTTCCATCCCCACCATTTATTACAGGTGAATTTGCTATTTCTGCAGCTAATTTTGCTACCCCCTCTAATCTATGACGAATAACTATAATATCAGCATAAGAATCTAGCATTCTAATAGTATCGGAAATATTTTCACCTTTAGCAATAGACGAGATACTTGGTTCAGAAAAACCAATAACCGAGCCGCCTAATCTTTGCATTGCTGTTTCAAAACTAAGTTTTGTTCTAGTACTAGGTTCAAAAAAAGCGGTTGCAAGAATCTTCCCCTCTAAAAGATTCGATTTTCCTTTAGCTAAAATTTTCTTCATTTCATTCGAAATTTCAAATATATGCTCTATTTCATCCCTTTTAAAATCTAATATTGAAAGAATATCCCTTTCTTTAAACATATTTTTCATAATAAATTATAATTTTATTTAATAATAAAATTTTCCTAAAAAATTTAATAATCTTAAATTCTTATATTAAAAATGAATAAAATATAGGGAAACTAGAACGTTTTTATCAAGTAATTATACATAAAGAGTCAAATCAAGTTCCAGTACGGATGCTGCTTTTTGTAGAACGAAGTTATTAGAACTTTATCATAATCCAGCCAAAGTGCTATTGGAAAATTAGCTCGAAGCGACGGATTTATTGCTAACACACTCCATAAAATATAGGTACTATGATAAAAGTAACAGAAAAAATATCCGATTAAGGCATAATTAATTCAAAGTCTTTTACTAATATATTTTAAAATTTTTTCATATTTTTCTTTTGAAATAAGTTCTTTATCAAAAAGTATTTTAAATATTTGAGAAACTTTAATTATTGAAATCAATTCTACATTCATTTCTTTAAGTTTTTCAAACCCACCTTGCTCGCGATCAACTAAAACAATTGCTTTTTCTACTATTGCATTCATTTCTCTTAAAGCATTAACTGTATTAATTATATTTCCACCAGTTGTTACAACATCATCTAAAATTAAAATTTTGTCGCCCTTATTTATAACTCCTTCTACTAAACTCTTTGTACCATATTCCTTTTTTTCTTTTCTAGCATATATGAATGGTTTCTTCAATTTATAAGCAGTAAGTGCAGCTAATGGCAATCCAGAAACAGCTATTCCACATATTTTATCAAATCTTATATTTAATTCCTTTATTTTATTAACATATGCATTACTAATAATATCATATGCTTCTGGATAAGATGGAATAATTCTTAAGTCAATATAATATGGGCTAGTAATTCCAGATGAAAGTTTAAAATCATTAAATAAAATACATTTACAATTGAATAATGTTAAGACAACAGATTCCAATATTGAATTTTCCATTTTTATTACCTCTTAACTTTTAACCATTTCTTTTAAAATCTTTTCAATTTCTTTTTTGGGATTTTCTGCATCATATATAGCTCTTCCAATAATTTCAAAATCTGCTCCATTATTTATAGCTGAGCCAAAAGTTGCTTTTTGTGCTCCTACACCAGGAGAGAAAATAAGAGACCATGGATAAAGTTTTCTTGCAATAGAAATATATGACGGA
The Nitrososphaerota archaeon DNA segment above includes these coding regions:
- the pyrB gene encoding aspartate carbamoyltransferase, producing MFKERDILSILDFKRDEIEHIFEISNEMKKILAKGKSNLLEGKILATAFFEPSTRTKLSFETAMQRLGGSVIGFSEPSISSIAKGENISDTIRMLDSYADIIVIRHRLEGVAKLAAEIANSPVINGGDGTHNHPTQSIIDLYTIWNKFGKIDGLNICILGDLKYGRAAISFMHGLSLFNPKKIFLVSPQLLKIRQEVRDFLKSIGLNIYETESLEEVLNDIDVLYVTRIQKERFPDPAEYEKVKGSYRISIEMLKNAKDDLIILHPLPRIDEIDINVDYTKYAYYFKQAANGIPVRMSLLALLLGAIE
- a CDS encoding dihydroorotate dehydrogenase electron transfer subunit, with the translated sequence MIENFFNNDLDPYYKYSFKIARVKKIVNEARKIKSLYIETNITSPPIPGQFLMVWLPGAEEIPISISDFKNGIVRLTIANVGLTTSLLNEVKIDEKIFYRGPYGNGFNLKSNSFYVTIGGGYGVAPLVYAIKKILEYNSKAIYIIGAETKSDLLFIKEIEDLEIPYYIATEDGSIGYKGVVTDLFKNLMSDFLKDEEYEILTCGPEKMMAKIVEIALKNKINVQACLERYMKCGFGICGSCVLEPLGLRVCLDGPVFNGKILEKTFFGKETRSQSGSKVRIDK
- a CDS encoding 50S ribosomal protein L35ae, which gives rise to MKQISKGVILNYRRGSKFQKNYEYLIKFDSCNSRKDAIALIGRKVVWNKNITGKIISPHGNKGVVRVRFKKGLPGQALGTSVILL
- a CDS encoding dihydroorotase family protein, yielding MSLIIKGKIHTGEKIIKGSILIEDEKIAKVVVGEINQTVSEKVDFSAHENIIILPGLIDIHAHLRDLDYSYKEDFISGTRAAAKGGYTIVADMPNTKPKTNNIKNLIDKNNLADSKALIDYAFYYGFPNNENDLGNEVTKLCSGIKIYSYEDYYFNKNNKIIEKVFSFAFEKSIPIIVHAENPIFFKGSGSSFFDRPVEAEISAVKDFLEISKKHGFHLHITHVSSAISVKIIEKHRFNGYTNVTIDTCPHYIFLDETSIRFLGSFAKVHPPLRKMSDCLYLLKSLKNGVIDIVSSDHAPHSFNEKMKPYEEAPAGFPGLETTVPLLLTLVNKNEVSLERFIELFSINPAKLLNIKKVGLIKEGYYGNITIVDMKHEEEIKAEYFESRAKYSPFNNWKIKGKPIATIVRGKTIMLNNEVFDFIGWGKNVRTYDQY
- a CDS encoding dihydroorotate dehydrogenase; this translates as MSELMTNISSLKLKNPTMLASGILGVSGSLLKKVALEGGAGAVVTKSLTYKPRNGYQNPVIIGVKCGFINAIGLANQGYEEFLKEELPIAKESNVPIIVSLAGENLNEFKEMGLKVEKAGANAIELNLSCPHVEKHGFEIGQDPELVYNIIKELKKEIKIPVFVKIGLMDNLKDVTIMIEKAGADAIVAINTIKAMAIDIHSFKPILSNIFGGLSGPAIHPIAIRCVYELYETVKIPIIGVGGIEDWNDAIEFILAGASAIQIGSAIAIKGIEIFKEINNGLRNYLKKNGFSNINEIIGLAHKK
- a CDS encoding amino acid ABC transporter permease → MDLNQLFFNIIPYIAEGIPVTLQLTIFSFTLGLALGIILAAARIFAVSLISGIARIYIEFFRGTPLLVQLFFIYFGLPAAGIKLDAFTASVLAIGLNSAAYQAEILRSAIKGIPEEQFLSAESLGMSTGEMYRFIILPQAIRVATPALVNEFVALVKYTSLASIIGVAELLRKTEYMVAFTFSPEIYLVAAMFYLAICLPSSQISKILEHKYAIPGYKRTLV
- the pyrE gene encoding orotate phosphoribosyltransferase; the encoded protein is MENSILESVVLTLFNCKCILFNDFKLSSGITSPYYIDLRIIPSYPEAYDIISNAYVNKIKELNIRFDKICGIAVSGLPLAALTAYKLKKPFIYARKEKKEYGTKSLVEGVINKGDKILILDDVVTTGGNIINTVNALREMNAIVEKAIVLVDREQGGFEKLKEMNVELISIIKVSQIFKILFDKELISKEKYEKILKYISKRL
- the ilvE gene encoding branched-chain-amino-acid transaminase yields the protein MSSERELLVFIDGKFYPKSEAKISVYDHGFLYGDGVFEGIRAYNGIVFKLKEHIDRLFNSAKVLMINIPYTKEEIIEMVLETLRKNNLKEAYIRLIVTRGIGDLGLDPRKCPKPTIVIITQPWGTLHGVEAREKGIRVIIQWVRRDRVDATSHEIKSLNYLNSVLAKIEANNAGVDEAVFLSEDGCISEGVGENIFIVKNGKVFTTMNKAGILPGITRGVVIEILNKLGYQVIEKDITPYELFTADEVFFTGTAAEVTPISEVNGRIIGNGKPGPITKKIMEEFFKATKDPKNGIPIY
- a CDS encoding ABC transporter substrate-binding protein, which gives rise to MKTGKSVKIVWLAVALIVGIIIGAVGYYVASLFIAPQKTPSLVDTIKSRGKLIVGTSADWPPFEYIDAQGNVAGIDIALAKKIAEALNVKLEIKDMKFAALIEALKGGQIDLILADMHHTAEREKEVDFSKGYYVAYDAAIVMLKDKTSQFVDVPSLYGKNIGVQLGTIQEEWANTNLKDKANIISYDRVYPEMVMTLKRGDLDAIVVGDIIASVLVRRDPNLVVVKRIGSLSGAVVAVPQGAEDLKYIVNKVIEDLIKSGEMEQIFQEEISKWLGE
- the pyrI gene encoding aspartate carbamoyltransferase regulatory subunit, which translates into the protein MGLSEELVVRKIRDGTVIDHIPAGQALNVLRIMGIKGLEGNRIAIVMNVESKKLGKKDIVKIENREIAPEEINKIALIAPNATINIIRDYKVIKKEKVTLPDKIKNIVKCINPTCITNQERESIISSFKLISKNPIILLCEYCERYLLQEDIIKQFE
- a CDS encoding creatininase family protein, whose amino-acid sequence is MKNYLRKSMDKKVILGEMTWIEAKEMFKKAKVAIVVTGSTEQHGPHLPLQHDLLSALYVAKKAAEEIYPNAIVCVPTTIGASPFHMDFPGTLSFRYEIFIEILLDVCRSIKHHGMKNVIFLNGHGGNGPALHIAARRAKEELGMKAIWMNYWDLVPRELCIKIFGDKISLPGHAGEYETSTALFTHPELVNLKAYEEFKDKSFPELEKAKKIASYNKFSKVDPSGYAMYNATMDVSEIATSGVLFEGGNPLNAKAEKGKEIIEKAIENLIEMIKDIF
- a CDS encoding amino acid ABC transporter ATP-binding protein codes for the protein MSEKILTIKELRAGYGKVEVLRGVNLEVNKGEKIVIIGPSGSGKSTLLKCIPMLVKPWSGEIIFNDKVVTNDPSSLKEIRTKIGFVFQQYSLFPHMNLLRNVALPLELGKDLKKKDAENIALSILSRLGLSDLAFKYPLELSGGQQQRAAIARALAIDPILLLLDEPTSALDPELRYEVVETLYDVAKQGRSMIIVTHEIDFAEAAADRVIFIEGGVIVEEGDAREILKKPKITRTEKFLRKLKSPIK